TGTATGAGGTAAATTTTGGGACAGAACATCCTCTCTGCTTAAAATCCACTGGGAAGCAAATGTTAATATGCTCCCCTCGGCCGTTCTGTGGGTCACTGCTGTACTGCAAACCCCCCACTGCCTGTCAGCTTGCTTTGGAGGCTCAGTTGTGGACAAACTCATAAAAAAGTCAGAACAAAACAATTACCTCTGTCCTAAGGATCCTGCACAACCTGTGACTACAATTaaatttcatgtttctttttcctgaacGGGTTAGGTTGATGATCTGCATCCACTGCATTTCCTTGGAGCAgtcagagctgtgcagcaccTTGTCACTGAGCCCACTCACTCCTTTCAGCTGTACTCTCTTCATGGAGAATACCTTTAAAAAATTGAACCCCAGCTTTGCTCTGTGAATAAAAGCAGTGTGTCTTGCTCAGCTTAATTCACCTTGGATTACAGCTCTCATCACAGACTGTGCTCATGAGAGATACTGGAGGCAGACAGCTGGCCAGGCAGCCTCTCACTGTGTCAAATTTATGCTACTCCATTTGTAGGTGATTACAAAAACAACTTTTCAAGGTTAGTGTCCAGGCTTGCTGCTGCTTAGCACAGGAACAGGAGTCCAAAGCCTTTTTTCTGGTTGACTACCTTCAttattagtttttctttttgttttggtgcTTTTCTCTCCCTTAGAAACGTCAGGGTTATGGAATCTGATGGTTCATAGTTTTGCTGAAGGACATTTTCAGAGTCTCACAAAAACACGCCAAGGTGATGGAGATAGTGAACTTTGAATGCGTAGAAGAATCACCCAGAGCTAATTAGTGGTTTGTACTTTTAAGGGATAATCAAATGCTGGGTTCTTGTAGGAAACTAAGTGTGTACCATACTGCTCACTCTGAGGCTTTTTACATGCCTTACACAGGCACACAGACAAAATAATTGTGGTAATGAGAAAGAATCCACTTGCTGCAGACAGACCAGCAAAAACATACTTGtagctgggttttgttttaaagctgGTGCACGAATTACCTGGAATTTCCTGGCCTGTTGTCTGGCTTGACCCTGCTTTGTTGGAGGCAGTCACACAGATTTGGTAAGTGGTGAATGGTAGCAGGTTATACAGAGTGTACTGCCTGGCTGTGGGGTAGATGTTGTCCATGACAAGCTGCCTGTCATCGCTGTCCTGGGCACGAATCATCAGCTCATAGCTGTGAACAACTGAATAAGGGGCACACCAGCGTAcctgtgcagagctgtcagTGATTTCAATCACCTCTCTGAGCCTGGGTGGGTCTGGAATCTCATCTTCCCTCGACGTGCCGGGACATGAACACTGGGATATGTTCTGGAGTTCCCTGCATGGCTTCTGCAGGTGCCTGCAAGGATTGTAGTCACAGGCGATGTGCACTTGTGGGCCTTGCACCGGGGTTTCCTTTGCTGCTTCTTCGTAGTCATAGTCATCGATGTAATGTGGTGATGGTGTGGTGGGTGCAGGCTCTGAGTGGGCACTGCTCCTTGTGGAGTTCAGCTGTGGGGGGCTCGTCTGGGGGGCACCTTCCTTGGCATGGGTGGCAAAGGAGTGAACGTGGTGGTTGGTGGTGTGGGGAACTCCTGTTCCTCCAGTGGAATAATCACTGGTGGTCTGGTTGAATTGCCCTTCCCGAGGGAATGTCGTGTCGGTTGTTCTGAGCCCTCTCTGTAGCTGTTCTGTTCCAGCTGGACTTGTGGAGCTGTGATCTGGGGACTGAGCAAAGAGCTCCTGGAGAAAAACCGGGAAGGAGGTTACAGATGCCAAGGAAGGGGGATTGCTTGTGGATTCAGAAACTGCCTCCTCCTCATGGGAGGAACTGTTGGCTTTTGTTAGGATCAGCTCCATTGTGTTGGATGCTGCAGTGCTCATCACATCCCTCTGGATTAAGGAGCTGGTATAAGTGTCTTTGGTTAGCATTGTGTTGGATGCTGCAGTGCTCATCACATCCCTCTGGATTAGGGAGCTGGTATAGGTGTCTTTGGTCAGTGTTGGGTTAGGTGTTGCTGTGCTCCTTACATTCCTCTGGGTAAGGGAGCTGGTGTGAGTCAAATCTTTGGTCAACAGAGCTGAGTCTGTTGTTACTGTAGCAGAGGCATCATCACTGGTGAAGCTGAAAGCATCGTGATTGGGAAGGGCTGTGTTTGAATCGGGCAGTGTAACATTGCTCTCTGAATGGCATTTATCGTAGAGCTCCAGCAGTGAAAAAGATGTTGGAGGTCTGCCAGAATCTTCCTGGGATGTGCAAAAAGTCTCCCGAGCCCTGCAGGGGGAAACCAGAATAGTCAAGATCCAGAAGAACATCACATGTGTCTGTAGGCTGCTTGGACTGGAATTGATGACCTGCTGTCAAAACAGTCTACGTTAGTGAGAATGTGAAACCTAGATCAAAACTAGATTGTCTTTACAATAGTCTGGGCAGATTTCCACAGCACTGACTGTGAAATTTAACTGGAActggctttttggttttgtaagGTGCAGGGATATCTTTTGCCCGAGGGGAAGTGTCCTTTGGTACAACAATGGCTGTGAACTTTAGCAAAGGGCATCGGGATTCAAGGCAACTTGTCGTAAAGGGTCAGATTTTAATGCCACAGTAACAGGGGAACACATGCAGAGAGATGTAACAGGATTCCAAGGATTCTTAATCCATCTGGTTTAGGCAGTGGGAGGTGGGACTTTTCAGTGACTAAGATCGAATTCTTTATTTACTCAGACACTGAAGTTTTGGTAAAGAATGCAACTGCTAAACCCATCCCGGTGAAAAACTAATTTCAACAACCTAAACAATCTACTTCCCTGCTCTCTGAGAGATTTGATGACAAATCTTCTCGGTGGCCtttcaaaaggaagaaagaccatttatatgcaaatatttcttttaactgCAGCTTATTGTAATTAGTCTGTAAAACTGTAGGGGAGCATGAAAACAATAGGTGAGAAATGGTGCTATTTGCAAGGGGTTTTGTTGACTGGTGGTGGTGATGTAAGCGTTGGGAATAGCAGGgttagaagaaaataattcgTTAAAGATATTCTAAAGTTTTCCAGTTACTGCTCCCAGAGCAGGTCCATCAAGACAGCTCATTTTCTGTCTTCAGCTAATAGTGAAATATGgtccaaaacagaaaatattctcCCCTTAACGTAGAATCCACAGCTAATAACACTTAATGCTTTGTCCCTGAAAGGGACATTATTTTGCACTTCTGCCTCTTGTGGAAGGGAAGAACACACAAGGAATTTGAATCACTTAGTGAATGGTGGTGCATGTCTGCCCCCCAAACAACTCTGCACATTGCAGTTGTGTCTGAGGAGCATTACTTGATCTCCTTGAGCTCACTTACTTTTGCAGAACGACTTTCTTGGGCTtggacagcagccaggagagctggcagtTGCACAGCAGAGGATTCCCATACAAGTTGATGGTGGTGATGCCATCCGATGAATTGGTGTTCCAAGGATTAAAGGAACTCAGGTTACAGCTACAAGAGATCAAatgcagtaattaaaaaatgctgAGCTACCTTAAACAGCTGGAGTGTGCTTAGTATCCCTTATCCTTAGTGTGTGTAAGGCACAAAGCAATATTCCCAGTTCCCTTGGCAGTAACCAGTTATTAAACCCACCATCCTGCACTCTGCAGGCTCAGAAGatgctctctttttttctagGATTTTAACAGCAATTTCTTTAAGTTTGGGCATGATTTTTAGGGGTATGGGCATGATACTTTGGACTGGTATTCCTGCAAGTGTTGGAAAGTGCTGTGTAAATCCCATAGGGCAGTCAAGGGGGGATGGGTTCCATAGGGTTTTTGCTTTGTATGGGTTTATGTTCATGAAACTGGTTTCTAGGCACAGCCAGTGCTCTAGTGTTTGTTTTCTGATATGCTTATATCTGGATTGGTAttataaaaatgtttcaaagtGCTCTCCAGGTTTTCTCCTTTGTATGCATTTCACCTGCTCTTTATCTTTTGATAAATCACTTTTGGACTTTTGTTCCTCTTAGTATTTCAGGTATGTAACATACCAAGAGGTGCTACCCCTAGAATGAGGACTAAAACATTGCATTCATCCTTGCAGAGCAGGGGACCCTCAGtgagctgcttctcctctgaTGGGATATTGCCACTGTAGGTGCTGGAAGCCCAGTCTGTATCACAGGTGGGATTCAGTGGATCTGTGCTGATCTAAACAGTGCTGGGTGAATTCATCCATAGGACAGGGTGATaaggcagaggagagagaacaCAATGGATACAACCTCGAGCAAACAATTAATTGTGCTATGAGTCCCATGCTGCTCTTTGAGCTGTATCAGCTCTATCAGGCCAGATCACAGGTTTTACATGGCAAAGACAGCAAGTCCACACCTCCTTCCTAAATCTGATAACAAAATGTTTGAGTCAGTGCCCAGGCACCACAGCACTGTGAGGCAAAGGCTGCATTATGTgaagaaggacaaaaaaaaccaactcacTTCTCAAATGAGAGATGGCTCAGATGAGGAGCACTGGCAAACGTCTCTGTCTGCACAAAACCCAGGGAACGGGAGTTCTGACAATGCAGCTCTTGGAGACCAGGCAGAGGCTTGAAGATGTCGCTGTCGAGGCTTCTTAACCGTGGCATGTTGGTCAGGTGAAGTGATCTGAGGTTGGCCAAGTCTCTGACCCACTCTGGCtgaactgaaacagaaaaatacttaaatCTATTGCCTAAACATTCCTGTGGATTTCTGCCTAGAAAAAGGGTTTGAATTCATAGATATAATGTATCTGTCACTTTCTGCAGCTATTCTCTTTGGGAAAGGAATAGAACAAAAGTCAATACATCAGTGTATAAACACTCATGCAGCTGCATTTTTGTAATAGTCCCTGCAAGTCGGGCTGTCATAGGgcaggggaaaagagggaaaataagGACAACAAAGCTGATAAGAGATATGGAATAGATTTCTCGTTGGGTGAGATTAAATGAACGAGGATTTCTCTACTCAGGAAGGTGTTCTACGAGGTCCTGACTGGTGCAAGAAAGGCAAATCACTTATTTCTCCTAGCACAGGAAGAAGAGCCAAGAGGCATGAAACAGAAGGAGTAGGTCTTGTACAAAAGGGCCTTTCCATCCCATGACTCAATAGGATAATTCACTACCACAAGAGGGATTAGGCAAATTCATGGAGGAAATTTGGTGGTGCAGATGTTTAATGTGAGTTGAAGTGAAGCCTCTGACTTGAGGaggccctggccctgccccaggctgagcagctgggCAAGGCATCTCACATCTGTGTGTCTCAGCACCTCAGGTGTAAACTGAGGCTGGCAGGGGAGGCCggcaaaagggaaaaatcctccTGTGGATTGTTCGGGGCAGGGATTGTCTCCCCCCTCAGCGGAAGTATCCAGGCTGTGGATGGCACAAAAAGCCTCTCCCTGTGCTACTTCAGTGCAGCACTAAAAGCTGAGTGTAGCTGTGGGGACAAAGAAAGATTTCAACAGCCTGTTTGGAAAGAAACTAATTTCCTCCTGTGCTTCCCAAAACTAATCCCGGGGCTGACAGGGGGATGACTGTCAGTAGCAGACAGTGGGATTAGGATGGA
This window of the Poecile atricapillus isolate bPoeAtr1 unplaced genomic scaffold, bPoeAtr1.hap1 scaffold_209, whole genome shotgun sequence genome carries:
- the LOC131574257 gene encoding leucine-rich repeat neuronal protein 4-like, with protein sequence MLLPLLILPLLLGTTAQGPVSRAASRDVTTFFQLAQEDTWKNVNLTSMSCEDRKNKTWITLQLTNSSLTAFPVCLPEALETLDLSNNLLEEVNGTEIANLRQLHVLSLRHNHLWSVRWGSEALSSLLKLDLSFNKLSSVPSCHGSALPNLRWLSLAGNPLMEIQPLAFSCYPQLQVLNLSATLLGQDDSRGIRDSAFAISTDPHEAMNRPGNSINVLDLSRTFFEKIQPEWVRDLANLRSLHLTNMPRLRSLDSDIFKPLPGLQELHCQNSRSLGFVQTETFASAPHLSHLSFENCNLSSFNPWNTNSSDGITTINLYGNPLLCNCQLSWLLSKPKKVVLQKARETFCTSQEDSGRPPTSFSLLELYDKCHSESNVTLPDSNTALPNHDAFSFTSDDASATVTTDSALLTKDLTHTSSLTQRNVRSTATPNPTLTKDTYTSSLIQRDVMSTAASNTMLTKDTYTSSLIQRDVMSTAASNTMELILTKANSSSHEEEAVSESTSNPPSLASVTSFPVFLQELFAQSPDHSSTSPAGTEQLQRGLRTTDTTFPREGQFNQTTSDYSTGGTGVPHTTNHHVHSFATHAKEGAPQTSPPQLNSTRSSAHSEPAPTTPSPHYIDDYDYEEAAKETPVQGPQVHIACDYNPCRHLQKPCRELQNISQCSCPGTSREDEIPDPPRLREVIEITDSSAQVRWCAPYSVVHSYELMIRAQDSDDRQLVMDNIYPTARQYTLYNLLPFTTYQICVTASNKAGSSQTTGQEIPGNSCTSFKTKPSYKYVFAGLSAASGFFLITTIILSVCLCKACKKPQSEQYGTHLVSYKNPAFDYPLKVQTTN